The genomic interval CGGAGCCGAGCGGCGACGTCTCGGTCATGCCCCAGGCGTGCAGCACCTTCACTCCGTGCTGTTCCTCGAAGGCGTGCATCATCGCGGGCGGGACGGCCGAACCGCCGACCACGACGGTGCGCAGGTGTGAGATGTCCTGCGGTGCGGCCGCGAGCTGGGCGAGCACGCCGCCCCAGATGGTCGGGACCGCGGCGGCGAAGGTCGGCTGCTCGGCCGCCATCATCTCCAGCAGCGGTCCGGGCTGCAGGAAGCGGTCGGGCATCAGGACATTCGCGCCCGACATCAGGGCGGCGTAGGGCAGGCCCCAGGCGTTGGCGTGGAACATCGGCACGATCGCGAGCACGTTGTCCGCGCCGCTGAAACCCATGCTGCTGGGCTGGCAGACCTGCATGGCGTGCAGCCAGTTCGAGCGGTGCGAGTAGACGACGCCCTTCGGGTCGCCGGTGGTGCCGGAGGTGTAGCACATCGCGGCCGCGGAACGCTCGTCGATCACCGGGAAATCGAAGGAATCCGATTGCGCGGCAAGCAGTTCGGTGTAGGAGTGCACCTGGACGCCTTCAGGCGCGGACAGGGCGGAGGCGTCGCCGTTGGCGACGATGACGTGGCGCACCGTCTTCAGGTTCGGCAGGTACTGGGCGAACATCGGCACCAGCGTGCCGTCCACGATGACGACCTGGTCTTCGGCGTGGTTCGCCACGTAGACCAGCTGCTCCGGGAAGAGCCGGATGTTCAGCGCGTGCAGCACCGCGCCCATCGCGGGCACGCCGATGTAGGCGACCAGGTGCTCGTTGTTGTTCCACATGAAGGTGCCGACCCGGTCGCCCTCGCCGATTCCCAAGCCGCGCAACGCATTGGCCAGGCGGGCGGCCTCGGCGCCCAATTCCCGGTAGGTCATGGTGCGCACACCGGTCCCGGTCCAGGTCGACACCGTGCTGTCGCCCTGGAAGGTGGACGCGTACTTCAGCAGCGTCGCCAGCGACAGTTGTTCGTCCTGCATGGTGCTCAACATCGGGGTACTCCTCTTTTCCTGCCGGTGGCCGAAGAGAGCCACGTCACATCCGGGGATGCTACCCAAAGGTAGTCACGGCGGAATCCCGGTGGCCCGAAATCTGAAACTGCGGAGCATCAAATATGTATCCGCTGGTCATAGCGATTCGACATCGGCAACCGCCGAGCCGCGACGGCAAGCCGGATGCGCCGGGCCGGGACGCAGCGCGGGCCTCCGGGAGGCGCGGTCCTGTCGGCGGCGACGGACCGGCCGGGTAGAACAGGGGCATGCCTGTTGATCGGATGCTGCCCACCCCCGAGGCTCGCGACCTCATCGAGCTCACCCGCGATATCGCCGACAAGGTGCTGGAGCCGCGGGTGGTCGAGTGCGAGAAGACCGGAACCTTCCCCGAGGGGGTCTTCCCCGCGCTCGGCGCCGCCGGGCTGCTGAGCCTGCCCTACCCCGAGGAATTCGGCGGCGGCGCACAGCCCTACGAGGTGTACCTGCAGGTGCTCGAGGAACTGGCGAGCCGCTGGGCCGCCGTCGCGGTCGCGGTCAGCGTGCACAGCCTGTCCTGCCACCCGCTGTTCACCTTCGGCACCGACGCGCAGCAACAGCAGTGGCTGCACACCATGCTTTCCGGTGAAACCATCGGCGCCTACAGCCTTTCCGAGCCGCACGCCGGTTCCGACGCCGCCGCCCTGCGCTGCCGGGCCACCAAAACCGACGACGGCTACCGCATCACCGGCTCGAAGGCCTGGATCACCAACGGCGGCCGCGCCGACTTCTACACCCTGTTCGCGCGCACCGGCGAAGGCTCCCGCGGCATCTCCTGCTTTCTGGTCCCCAAAGACACCGCGGGCCTGAGCTTCGGCAAGCCTGAGGAGAAGATGGGCCTGCGCGGGATCCCCACCACCACCGCCGCCTACGACGACGCCCTGCTCCCGGCCGAACGCCTGATCGGCGCGGAGGGCCAAGGTCTTTCGATCGCCTTCAGCGCCTTGGACTCCGGTCGCCTCGGCATCGCCGCCGTCGCCACCGGTCTCGCCCAGCGCGCGCTGGACGACGCCGTCGCCTACGCCAAGGAACGCGAAGCCTTCGGCCGGCACATCATCGACCATCAGGGCCTCGGCTTCGTCCTCGCCGACATGGCCGCCGCCGTCGACTCCGCCCGCGCCACCTACCTCGACGCCGCTCGCCGCCGCGACGCCGGCCTGCCGTACTCCCGCCAGGCCAGCGTCGCGAAACTCGTCGCCACCGACGCCGCCATGAAGGTCACCACGGACGCGGTCCAGGTCTTCGGCGGCTACGGCTACACCCAGGACTTCCCCGTCGAGCGCTACATGCGGGAAGCGAAGGTCATGCAGATCTTCGAGGGCACCAACCAGATTCAGCGTCTGGTCATCGCCCGCGGACTCGCCGCGGGCTGAGTTCCGGGTCCGGCGGTTCGGGTCAGCGGGCCGCCCCGACCTCGTCGAGTTGCTCGCCCAGCGGAGCCGGGAAGAAGCCGACCTCGACGTAGTAGTCGAAGTAGCGGGCCAGGATTTCCGGGCCCACCGTGGGCATGGTGTATTCCACTTCGCTTTCGTGCGGGGCCGGGTGCTCCTCGACGGTGCCCGGATCCTCCTCGGCCCGATCGGCCGCGGCGGCGCCCTCACCGGCGTAATTGATGATGAGGGCCGCTGCCCGGATCAGGGGCTCGTCACCGGTGGCGATCGCGTGCTCGGCGGCTTCGGCGACCGCCTGCACGAACTCCCTGGGCTCGACCATGGATACCGGGTAGCCGCGCCGCCGTGCCTCCGCGGTGACGGTCTCCCAGACGCCCTCGCTCGTACCGGTGAGGAAGTGCACGGCGTGCTCCGGATCCGGTTCACCGGAGAGCCGGATCAGCTCGGCGGCGACGTGGTCGACCGGCGCCATCGGCTGTTCGATGACACCGAAGTCCGGCCACACCCCGAGAACCAGCATGGCGCGGATCATCGTCATCGCGGCGTCGTCGACCGGGGCCGCGCCGGTGCGGGAATCGCCGGTAAGCAGGCCCGGTCGATAGATCGTGGCCGGGATACCACGGTCCAGGGCGGCCCAGACCAGCTGTTCGCCAACCCATTTGGAGAGTGCG from Nocardia goodfellowii carries:
- a CDS encoding long-chain fatty acid--CoA ligase; translated protein: MLSTMQDEQLSLATLLKYASTFQGDSTVSTWTGTGVRTMTYRELGAEAARLANALRGLGIGEGDRVGTFMWNNNEHLVAYIGVPAMGAVLHALNIRLFPEQLVYVANHAEDQVVIVDGTLVPMFAQYLPNLKTVRHVIVANGDASALSAPEGVQVHSYTELLAAQSDSFDFPVIDERSAAAMCYTSGTTGDPKGVVYSHRSNWLHAMQVCQPSSMGFSGADNVLAIVPMFHANAWGLPYAALMSGANVLMPDRFLQPGPLLEMMAAEQPTFAAAVPTIWGGVLAQLAAAPQDISHLRTVVVGGSAVPPAMMHAFEEQHGVKVLHAWGMTETSPLGSVSHPPVGVSGDEEWSYRYTQGRFPASVQARLVADDGSVVPNDGEALGELEVRGPWITGSYYSPDGAVVDPDKFDDGWLRTGDVGKITPNGYLTLVDRSKDVIKSGGEWISSVDLENAVMGHPAVAESAVIGVPDEKWDERPLVAIVLKEGAEAEPAELRDFLADKFAKWQLPERWTFIPEVPKTSVGKFDKKRLRAQYAEGELQVTELS
- a CDS encoding acyl-CoA dehydrogenase family protein, with protein sequence MPVDRMLPTPEARDLIELTRDIADKVLEPRVVECEKTGTFPEGVFPALGAAGLLSLPYPEEFGGGAQPYEVYLQVLEELASRWAAVAVAVSVHSLSCHPLFTFGTDAQQQQWLHTMLSGETIGAYSLSEPHAGSDAAALRCRATKTDDGYRITGSKAWITNGGRADFYTLFARTGEGSRGISCFLVPKDTAGLSFGKPEEKMGLRGIPTTTAAYDDALLPAERLIGAEGQGLSIAFSALDSGRLGIAAVATGLAQRALDDAVAYAKEREAFGRHIIDHQGLGFVLADMAAAVDSARATYLDAARRRDAGLPYSRQASVAKLVATDAAMKVTTDAVQVFGGYGYTQDFPVERYMREAKVMQIFEGTNQIQRLVIARGLAAG